A stretch of DNA from Yoonia sp. G8-12:
CATCATAGCGTGCCGCCAGTTCATTGTAGCTGTACCCGTCAAGATAGGCACCGCGAACCGCATCAGCGCGGTCCGGTTTCAGCTCATCAAGACATCCGTCAATCTGCTTTCGTTCAGACGATGCAAGCGCTGCGGCCTCGGGTGTCGGGCCGCTGTCTGCCAGATCGTATACCTCATCAATATCGACCGAACCTGCTTTGCGCATGCGCAGTCGATCAATGGCAAGGTTGCGCGCAAGCGTAATTAACCATGTCATCGGGCTGTACCCATTGGCGGCATATGTGTCGGCCTTCTGCCAGATTTTGACAAAGACCTCTTGCAATGCATCCTCTGCTTCAGCGCGATCATTTAAGATACGCAAGCAGACGCCAAAAAGTTTCGCGGAAGTTGCATCATAGAGTGCAGAAAACGCAACTCGGTCCCCCAAGCCCACCCGCGCTATCAAATTTTCAACTTCGTCTCGGGTTGTCATGAGAACTCTTTTTGCTTGGCTTCGCCTGCGTACCAAAGGATTGCGTGATGGGGAAGAGCGCTGTTTGACCCACATCTTGGCAAGCGCCCGAGAAGGGACCCCGGGGTCCTCGCAGGCGGTACAAATACGGCTGATATGTAAATATCCAGTCAATCGTGAAGTCCCCCACCGCGTGATGAAGGTTGATTGGCAGCCATTCCTCGACGCAAGCATCATTCCGTTTGACGATGTTCCCGAAACCAATTACCTCGTTCATCACCAGGGGCGCTGAAAAGCTGAGACGTACCCTTTGAACCTGAACCAGATAATGCTGGCGGAGGGAG
This window harbors:
- a CDS encoding sigma-70 family RNA polymerase sigma factor → MTTRDEVENLIARVGLGDRVAFSALYDATSAKLFGVCLRILNDRAEAEDALQEVFVKIWQKADTYAANGYSPMTWLITLARNLAIDRLRMRKAGSVDIDEVYDLADSGPTPEAAALASSERKQIDGCLDELKPDRADAVRGAYLDGYSYNELAARYDVPLNTMRTWLRRSLINLKDCLTR